The DNA segment AGTAAAAATAATAAACTATATGAAGAAATGGAATTATACTCCAAAGAATTAAAATTATCAAAATTAAAAACCCACATCAAAGAATATATAAAAGAAGCAAATGAAACAGAAATAAGCTATGAAAACTTCTTACATGAAATATTAAAAAGAGAATATGAACGATTAATAGAATCAAGGTTAAAAAGTAGAATAAGATTAGCAAACTTCCCGCAGAAAAAATATTTAGAAGATTTAAAACTTGAATATTTACCAGAAGATGCAAGAAAAAAACTAAAAGTATTAAAAACATTAGAATTCGTACAAAACAGTCAAAACGTAATATTATCAGGCAATCCTGGAACTGGAAAAACACATATAGCAATAGGATTAGGAATAAAAGCAATACTAGAAGGATACAGAGTATTATTCATTACAGTACCACTATTAATAACCCAATTAAAAGAATCACGTTCAAATAAGACATTAAGAACATTTCAAAATAAATTTGGAAAATACGATTTGGTAATATGTGATG comes from the Marinitoga sp. 38H-ov genome and includes:
- the istB gene encoding IS21-like element helper ATPase IstB, giving the protein MSKNNKLYEEMELYSKELKLSKLKTHIKEYIKEANETEISYENFLHEILKREYERLIESRLKSRIRLANFPQKKYLEDLKLEYLPEDARKKLKVLKTLEFVQNSQNVILSGNPGTGKTHIAIGLGIKAILEGYRVLFITVPLLITQLKESRSNKTLRTFQNKFGKYDLVICDELGYISFDKEGSELLFTLLSLRAIRKSTIITTNLSFDRWEEIFNDPVLSAAMIDRLAHKAYLVNMNGNSYRLKETEEFIKSLE